From Triticum urartu cultivar G1812 chromosome 2, Tu2.1, whole genome shotgun sequence, a single genomic window includes:
- the LOC125540348 gene encoding peroxidase 12-like, which yields MASRAAAAIAVLALVCAAVHSSEGQLSPNFHAATCPDLEHIVEFHVAETFRRDVGVAPALIRILFHDCFPQGCDASVLLKGAGSELNEVPNQTLRPVALDLIERIRAAVHSACGPTVSCADITVLATRDSLVEAGGPRFDVSLGRRDALAPASSALVGLLPAPFFDVPTLISSFSNRSLDVADLVSLSGAHTFGVAHCPAFEDRFKPVFDTNPAIDSKFATSLRNKCAGDNPAGTLTQNLDVRTPDAFDNKYYFDLIARQGLFKSDQGLIDHPTTKRMATRFSLNQGAFFEQFARSMTKMSNMDLLTGNKGEIRNNCAAPNRRVQDIETATTGDEGIAADM from the coding sequence ATGGCGTCCAGAGCAGCAGCGGCCATCGCCGTCCTGGCCTTGGTCTGCGCCGCCGTCCACTCGTCGGAGGGCCAGCTCTCACCCAACTTCCACGCCGCGACGTGCCCGGACCTGGAGCACATCGTGGAGTTCCACGTCGCCGAGACGTTCCGCCGCGACGTGGGCGTGGCGCCGGCGCTCATCCGCATCCTCTTCCACGACTGCTTCCCGCAGGGCTGCGACGCGTCCGTGCTGCTCAAGGGCGCCGGCAGCGAGCTCAATGAGGTCCCCAACCAGACCCTCCGCCCCGTGGCGCTGGACCTCATCGAGCGCATCCGCGCCGCCGTGCACAGCGCCTGCGGGCCCACCGTCTCCTGCGCCGACATCACCGTGCTCGCCACCCGCGACTCCCTCGTCGAGGCCGGCGGGCCGCGCTTCGACGTCTCCCTCGGCCGCCGCGACGCCCTCGCCCCGGCGTCGTCCGCTCTCGTCGGCCTCCTGCCGGCGCCCTTCTTCGACGTGCCGACCCTCATCTCCTCCTTCAGCAACCGCAGCCTGGACGTGGCCGACCTGGTGTCCCTCTCCGGCGCGCACACCTTCGGCGTCGCCCACTGCCCGGCCTTCGAGGACCGCTTCAAGCCGGTGTTCGACACCAACCCGGCCATCGACTCCAAGTTCGCCACCTCTCTCCGGAACAAGTGCGCTGGGGACAACCCCGCCGGCACCCTGACCCAGAACCTCGACGTCCGCACCCCGGACGCCTTCGACAACAAGTACTACTTCGACCTGATCGCGAGGCAGGGCCTGTTCAAGTCGGACCAGGGCCTGATCGACCACCCCACCACCAAGCGCATGGCCACCCGCTTCTCGCTCAACCAGGGCGCCTTCTTCGAGCAGTTCGCCCGGTCCATGACCAAGATGAGCAACATGGACCTCCTCACCGGCAACAAGGGCGAGATCCGGAACAACTGCGCCGCCCCCAACAGGCGTGTCCAGGATATCGAGACCGCCACCACCGGCGACGAGGGGATCGCCGCCGACATGTGA